The proteins below are encoded in one region of Pseudoduganella armeniaca:
- the gcvT gene encoding glycine cleavage system aminomethyltransferase GcvT — MTLKSTPLNNAHRALGARMVDFGGWDMPVNYGSQIEEHHAVRTDVGMFDVAHMCVVDIKGSDVRGFLRRLLANNVDKLKVSGKALYSCMLNPEGGVIDDLIVYFINEDWFRLVVNAGTAEKDVAWMNAQNEAWGTKLTITQRRDGDNAMALIAVQGPNARAKVWEVIAQAKEATAEMKPFNVALVPGTAFGEAMIARTGYTGEDGFEIGVAATQAEALWNALAAAGVKPAGLGARDTLRLEAGMNLYGQDMDESVNPLDAGLAWTIDLISERDFIGKAALQAKGQNAQFVGLILREKGGVLRAHQKVIAASGEGEITSGTFSPTMQQAIALARVPTGVQVGDTVHVEIRDKKLAATVVKLPFVRNGKILAA, encoded by the coding sequence ATGACGTTGAAATCCACCCCACTCAACAACGCCCACCGCGCCCTGGGCGCCCGCATGGTCGATTTCGGCGGCTGGGACATGCCGGTCAACTACGGTTCGCAGATCGAAGAGCACCATGCCGTGCGCACCGACGTGGGCATGTTCGACGTGGCGCATATGTGCGTGGTCGATATCAAGGGCAGCGACGTGCGCGGCTTCCTGCGCCGCCTGCTGGCCAACAATGTCGACAAGCTGAAGGTCTCCGGCAAGGCCCTGTACTCCTGCATGCTCAATCCCGAAGGCGGCGTCATCGACGACCTGATCGTCTACTTCATCAATGAAGACTGGTTCCGCCTGGTCGTCAACGCCGGCACGGCCGAGAAGGACGTGGCCTGGATGAACGCCCAGAACGAGGCCTGGGGCACCAAGCTCACGATTACGCAGCGCCGCGACGGCGACAACGCCATGGCCCTGATCGCCGTGCAGGGCCCGAACGCCCGCGCCAAGGTCTGGGAAGTGATCGCGCAAGCCAAGGAAGCCACGGCCGAGATGAAGCCGTTCAACGTGGCGCTGGTGCCCGGCACCGCGTTCGGCGAGGCGATGATCGCCCGCACCGGCTACACCGGTGAAGACGGTTTTGAAATCGGCGTCGCGGCCACCCAGGCCGAGGCGCTGTGGAACGCGCTCGCCGCGGCCGGCGTCAAGCCGGCCGGGCTGGGCGCACGCGACACGCTGCGCCTGGAAGCGGGCATGAACCTGTACGGCCAGGACATGGACGAATCGGTCAACCCGCTGGACGCCGGCCTGGCCTGGACCATCGACCTGATCAGCGAACGCGACTTCATCGGCAAGGCCGCCCTGCAGGCCAAGGGCCAGAACGCCCAGTTCGTCGGCCTGATCCTGCGCGAGAAAGGCGGCGTGCTGCGCGCCCACCAGAAAGTCATCGCCGCCAGCGGCGAGGGCGAGATCACGTCCGGCACGTTCAGCCCCACGATGCAGCAGGCGATCGCGCTGGCACGCGTGCCGACCGGTGTGCAGGTCGGCGACACGGTGCATGTCGAGATCCGCGACAAGAAACTGGCCGCGACAGTCGTGAAGCTGCCGTTCGTCCGCAACGGTAAAATCCTGGCTGCGTAA